The genome window TCAGCAAGTGAGTAAAATCAATGCGCTAATCGTTTTTAAGCCCTATATGGGCTCGGTTCCGCTCGAAAAATTCATCGGCAACAGTAGTAGGCCACTTGGCGAAAAGGATTACATTTACAAGGTCGATACGATAAAAAGCTTGTAATGAGGAAACTAACCCCTCCAGTTGGTGTGGTTGAAACCTGATCGGGCAGTTTTATCGACTTAGACGTGTATCGGCAGGCTTTTATAAATTATATTCGAGGACTTAAAAGAATAAAATGTTACTATTAATGAGGTTTGTATCGTTCTATTCTATGGTTTCGATTGAAATTTCTATTAGGGCCCTCGTTAATTTATCTATTTTACTGTCCTGTATAATCGGATTAGGGCTCCCTGTACGTAGTCAGTCTATTCCTGATGTGCCATACGACATTGATTTTGCCGGCGTTTCGGTTCATCTAACCCAACCCGGTCGATTACAGGTGCAACAGGAGGTACAGCAGCTGTACACGAATCGGGCTGGTATTCAGACCGATATGAATACGCTTCGGCAACTCACACCGCTCTTAAAGCCTCTATTTACCGAAGTTGACCTACCCGACGATTTTCGATATGCCGCGTTACCGTTTACGAATAATGACACAACCGGGTTTTGGGCGTTATCGCAGGCACATGCCCGAGACCTCAAACTTCGTATCGATCAAACGGTCGATGAACGATACCATCCCATCGTAAGCACGGAAGCTGTTTTAGTCAACATTTCTCAACTGCAAAAAACGCAGGGTAATTACGTACTGGCACTGCTACAGTACCTTAAAGGGGAGATAAATCCACCGGCTCCCGAGCGCATCGACCCGTCATATATCCTGCTCAAGCCGAATAGCCCACCGTTGATCTGGAAAATCTTGGCCCGTAAGTTAGTCTTTGAACACGAAGAACCGACCTATCGCCCGTCCGTAAGCTACATGCTGTTCGAGTATCAGAATGGTGAGGGGAAAGCCCTTCAGACTATTGCTGACCGCCTGCGGGTCACCGAAGAACGGGTCAAACCGTTCAACCAATGGCTTAAGACGACGGTTGTGCCGACCGGCAAAGAATACAGCGTATTTGTTCAGGTTACGCCCGATGAGTTCGCGCTTGTTCGCTCAATAGCAGAGTCAGGTATGGAGACGGCTGTCGTTCGCCGGATGGATGTTGGCTTTCCAATACTGACCAAAGTAGACGAGCAGGCTGAAGGATTGCGGGCACTGGCTATTTATTACAAGATCAATAATCGTCGGGGTGTGCAGGCGCAGAATTGCGATAACTTCATTACCCTAGCCTTCTATGGGAATATTACGATCAATGCTTTTCTGAATTTCAACGACTTAAGCATAAATGACATTGCCCGGCCCGGTGAGATTTACTACCTCGAGCGCAAGGCCAAACGCGCCAAAGTGCCGTTTCATGTTGTTCAGAAGAATCAAACCTTACGTGAAGTCGCAAGCATATACGGTGTGCAGTTGAAGTCGCTGCTTCGATTCAATGACATCACGGCTACCCAGCGAGTGCAAACCGGTCGGGTTTTGTGGCTGCAAGCGAAACGACCAGCTAACCGGCCTGCCGAGTACCGGCAGCTACCGGTCGATGAGCAAAAACAATTTACATCGCCAGAACCCGTCATCGCTGAAAAAAAAGGTCTGGAGCCTAGTCCAAGTTCGTTACCGGAGCAAAAGCCAGCAGTGATTACGTCCAGCCCGGTAACTGATAACAAAGCTGCGCTTATTAGCCCCAAAACACCGGATGATAGTTCAGCAAGGTCTTTAGATGAGGATTTACTGGCTGTGAGCGATAGCATCAGTCATGTTGACACGGCGCAGCACGAGGTGATTGAGGCCATTAAACTGCACGTTGTTACCCCTGGTCAGACGTATTTCGCGATTGCCCGCTTATATGGCGTTACAGTCAAGCAGCTTTATACCTGGAATAATTTATCCGAACGCATTCCACTCAAAGTGGGCCAGGAATTGATTATCGATGTTACGGAAAAACAACGCATCGCTCGGGAGAAACAACGGGTCGTGTCGGCTAAGCCAGTTGTTAAGAAGCAGCCGGGGCGGGGCAATCTGGTCAATCTATTTGTCGTTTCCCCCGTAAAAGAGGCTATTTATTACACCGTGAAAGCGGGCCAGACGCTGTATCGTGTCGCTTTGATTAATAAGGTACGGGTGGAAGACCTCATGCGCTGGAACAATCTGCCAAACTACGTCATCGAAATCGGTCAGAAACTGCTGATCCGGAAATGAAAGAAGCCGAACGCGACATTGATCACGTTCGGCTTCTTCTATAGATTGGCTTTAATTCAGTCGTTCGAAGATACCGGCAACACCCTGCCCACCGCCGACGCAGGCAGAAACCATCCCATACTTCTGATCGCGACGACGCATCTCGTTCAGCAGCTGAACCGACAATCGGGCTCCGGTAGAGCCAAGTGCGTGGCCAAGCGCAATCGCTCCGCCATTCGGATTGATTTTACTCTTGTCTAGTCCTAACTCCTGAATAACAGCCAGCGACTGAGCCGCGAATGCTTCGTTTAATTCGATCAGGTCTATGTCATCCTGTTTCAAACCCGCTTTTTGCAGCGCAATCGGAATTGCAGCAACCGGGCCAATACCCATTATCCGGGGTTCGACGCCAGCGGTAGCATACGATACCATACGCGCAATAGGCTGCAAATTCAACTCATTGACCAGCCGCTCCGACATAACGATCACGAAAGCCGCACCATCCGATGTCTGCGACGAATTACCCGCCGTTACCGATCCGCCCGCTGTAAATACTGGCTTCAATTTAGCCAGACCTTCGGCACTCGTATCTTTTCGTGGTCCTTCGTCCTGAGCAACAGTCCATTCGCGATTTTTCTTTTTGCCGCTCTCCGCATCAAAATAAGTTTCGCTCACGTTGATGGGGACAATCTCGTCCGTGAACTTCCCGTCTTTCTGAGCGGCTAATGCTTTCTGATGCGATTCATACGCAAACTCATCCTGAGCATCACGACTTATCTTGAACTGCTGGGCAACCTGCTCAGCCGTCAGGCCCATACCGATGTAATAATCAGGATGTGTTTTAGCGATTTCGTAGTTCAGTGCCGTTTTCCATCCCATCACCGGTACGAGCGACATGGATTCGGTACCACCGGCAATGATGCAATCGGCTAGTCCAGCATGGATCTTCGCCGATGCAATGGCGATTGCTTCCAGTCCCGAGCCACAATACCGGTTGATCGTCATACCCGGCACACTGTTGGGCAGCGATAACAAGGCGATATAGCGGGCAATCTGCATGCCTTGCTCTGCTTCGGGAACCGCGTTTCCAACGATGAGATCTTCAACACGGGCCGGGTCAAAATTGGGAACCTGGCTTATCAAATGCTTGATAACTTCAGCCGCCATATCATCGGGGCGAGTGAAACGGAGACCTCCGCGCGGGGCTTTACCCACGGCAGTACGGTATCCGGCTACAATGTATGCGTCCATAAAACAGACTGTTGATTACTGGTTAAGCAGGAAACTTACTGCAATAACCTAATTTTCGCGGGAAAAATCACAGTCCGAACGAAAATTATTATGCAAGCATACTATATCTGTACGCGTGCGTTTTTCATCATGCAGATGAGCCTCCACAATATGGCTGTAAGACAATAAGCCGTTCAGATAGTAGGAGAAGCGAGCGATATGGTACGTTGCTAGCGAGTTAGCTGCCGTTTGAAGAAAGCAAGCGATTCGAGATACACATCAATATCGTTCGGGTAGTCATGCTTCCCACCCAACACTTTCAGGAGCGTGACTTCGGGCTTCCCTTTTTGCTTATACGTGTATCGTTCGATCGTTTTTCCATCCGAGGGGTCCGTGTCGGGCAATAGCACTTTTGTCGGTTTATTCGTGTAACCCGCCAGCGTAGACCAGTACTGGAACGTCCGATCGGTGGAGCGCACCAGCCCCAAGCTGATGTTATTGGTCAGGACTTCACCACCCATGTATGGATTAACCTTGTCGTCGGTACCGTTGACAATCATAACGGGGATAGGAACCCGTTTTTCGGGACAGTCTAGATTGTTGGTGTCGGGAAGATTGGCGACGAGCGCCGATATGGCCCGAAATTTTTCGGGCATGGTCAAAGCAAGTTTGTAAGCCATATGGCCACCTCCCGACGTTCCCACGGCAAAAATTTGCTTCTGATTGATCGTATATTTATCAGCTAAATAGGTGATCATCTCCCCGAAAAACGTATTTTCATCTATGTTCTCTTTGTTGGCTGCTGAGTTGGCCGTTTTCCGGCATTCATTCCAGTACCGTTTGTAGCCATCCGGATAGACGAGCAGCAGATTTTCGTCATCTACTTTTTCCTCCAGTTTTCGCGCTCCCTCCCGAATGCCAAGTCCATTGCCGCCTGATCCATGCAAGATAAAGATCAGCGTTGCATTGGACTTAGGCGGTTTAATGAAATGAAATGTTCGATAGTGACCATCGACCCGAATAGAATCCGTAAGCAACGGCTCTTGCGCTGATGCGCTGCTTAATCCGAGAAAAGTGAAAAATAAGACGTAGCGAACCATATGATCGTTGTACAAATAGAATTGATCTAACACTCCATGCCGTTGTGCAGAGGCATGTGAAGGGAATAGATAAAGAAGGGAATGATCCAGTTGTTTTACTGGACAGGCAGGCCCCACGTCCATAAAAAAAGCCGCTCAATGAGCGGCTTACTATCAGTATGATCAAAATAACCCCTCAAATCAACGGTTAAAAATGACGGTCACCTGCTTCACGCTTACCGAGCATAACGGCACCGACCATAGCAACCAGAAAGAGCACGGATGCCAGTTCGAAGGGCAGAATATAATCGCTGTACAGCAGGTTGCCCAGGTTTTCAACCAAACCTGTTTTCGCGTTAAATGACGCCGAGTTTACGACTGGCACTTGAGCGCTTTTAGCCCGAAAAATGGTGATGAGCATCACCATCAATAAGCCGCCAACAACCACTGACGCTATTTTGGTTAGGTTCGTTTTCGATTCTTCATCATCTTTCCGCAGATTCAGAAACATGATGGTGAACAGAAACAAGACCATGATTGCACCCGCGTAGACGATAATATTGACCGCTGCCAGAAATTGAGCATTCAATAGAATGTAATGACCTGATAGGCAAAAGAAGGTCGCAATTAGGGCCAGAACGCTGTAAATAGGATTACGAGCCGTTACAACGCCAATGGCACAAAATAAGGTGATACCCGTAAGAATTAGGAACAGGTATCCGGTGGGCGTCAGAGACTTAAAAAAAGTTATAAATTCGGTCATGGTTCAGGTAAATGGAGAACGATGGGTGAGAAAGAACGACTAGGTAGCAGCTCGTGTCAGGCTAGGCTCCGTTGGTGTCGCTTTTACTTCTGAATTGGCGACACGAATATAGCGGTCGTCCATTTTCTCAACGAGCCGTTCCTTTCCGTAAATCACTTCGTCACGCTCCAGAAAAACGGGCACCATTTGATCGTGGCGCAGGTAAACAGCTTGTTTAGGACACGCTTCTTCACACAGACCACAGAAAATGCACCGCAGCATGTTGATCTCATAAACAGCCGCATATTTTTCTTCCCGGTACAGATTTTCTTCACCTTTCTTCCGTTCGGCGGCAACCATCGAGATCGCTTCGGCCGGGCAGGCGACAGCACACAGGCCACAAGCCGTGCACCGTTCGCGACCCTGTTCGTCGCGTTTCAGGATGTGATGGCCCCGGTATATCGGTCCGAGATATTTTTTTACTTCAGGATACTGAATCGTCGGCTTCTTGCGGAAAAAGTGACGGATGGTGATGGCTAGACCACTAACAACGGCTGGTAAGTACATCTTCTCCGCCAGCGTCATTTCCTTATTGCTGACTTGCTTGGAGCGATTTGTTAATTGCATGTTTTGTCCGTTTTCGACGCCTGATCTTCAGCTATTGATCGAGCTGGAAACCAAGCGTCATAAACTGTTAAGACTGTTGTGGAATGACAGCTTGCTTAGGTGTCCGGGCGGTCGATGTTACGGCTAGCACGGTCATTACGATAACAATGAGCCAGGACGCATATTTGAAATCATAAAGCAATCCAGCGCCCGTTAAGACAACGTTCAGAATCGACAGTGGAATGAATGTCTTCCAGCCTAAGTTCATCAATTGATCGTAGCGGAAACGAGGTAATGTCCAGCGAACCCACATGAAGAAGAAGATGAAGAATAAGATCTTGCCGAAGAAAACAACGAATTGGATTGCCGTTGCCACGTTATGCCCGGCTACTGCTCCTAGCGACCCTTCCAAAGCTCCTCCCACTTCGTTCATGAACGGGTAGTGAAAACCGCCGAAATACAAAGAAGAAATAAAGGCTGATGAAACGA of Spirosoma agri contains these proteins:
- a CDS encoding LysM peptidoglycan-binding domain-containing protein; this encodes MPYDIDFAGVSVHLTQPGRLQVQQEVQQLYTNRAGIQTDMNTLRQLTPLLKPLFTEVDLPDDFRYAALPFTNNDTTGFWALSQAHARDLKLRIDQTVDERYHPIVSTEAVLVNISQLQKTQGNYVLALLQYLKGEINPPAPERIDPSYILLKPNSPPLIWKILARKLVFEHEEPTYRPSVSYMLFEYQNGEGKALQTIADRLRVTEERVKPFNQWLKTTVVPTGKEYSVFVQVTPDEFALVRSIAESGMETAVVRRMDVGFPILTKVDEQAEGLRALAIYYKINNRRGVQAQNCDNFITLAFYGNITINAFLNFNDLSINDIARPGEIYYLERKAKRAKVPFHVVQKNQTLREVASIYGVQLKSLLRFNDITATQRVQTGRVLWLQAKRPANRPAEYRQLPVDEQKQFTSPEPVIAEKKGLEPSPSSLPEQKPAVITSSPVTDNKAALISPKTPDDSSARSLDEDLLAVSDSISHVDTAQHEVIEAIKLHVVTPGQTYFAIARLYGVTVKQLYTWNNLSERIPLKVGQELIIDVTEKQRIAREKQRVVSAKPVVKKQPGRGNLVNLFVVSPVKEAIYYTVKAGQTLYRVALINKVRVEDLMRWNNLPNYVIEIGQKLLIRK
- a CDS encoding acetyl-CoA C-acyltransferase produces the protein MDAYIVAGYRTAVGKAPRGGLRFTRPDDMAAEVIKHLISQVPNFDPARVEDLIVGNAVPEAEQGMQIARYIALLSLPNSVPGMTINRYCGSGLEAIAIASAKIHAGLADCIIAGGTESMSLVPVMGWKTALNYEIAKTHPDYYIGMGLTAEQVAQQFKISRDAQDEFAYESHQKALAAQKDGKFTDEIVPINVSETYFDAESGKKKNREWTVAQDEGPRKDTSAEGLAKLKPVFTAGGSVTAGNSSQTSDGAAFVIVMSERLVNELNLQPIARMVSYATAGVEPRIMGIGPVAAIPIALQKAGLKQDDIDLIELNEAFAAQSLAVIQELGLDKSKINPNGGAIALGHALGSTGARLSVQLLNEMRRRDQKYGMVSACVGGGQGVAGIFERLN
- a CDS encoding alpha/beta hydrolase family esterase, which encodes MVRYVLFFTFLGLSSASAQEPLLTDSIRVDGHYRTFHFIKPPKSNATLIFILHGSGGNGLGIREGARKLEEKVDDENLLLVYPDGYKRYWNECRKTANSAANKENIDENTFFGEMITYLADKYTINQKQIFAVGTSGGGHMAYKLALTMPEKFRAISALVANLPDTNNLDCPEKRVPIPVMIVNGTDDKVNPYMGGEVLTNNISLGLVRSTDRTFQYWSTLAGYTNKPTKVLLPDTDPSDGKTIERYTYKQKGKPEVTLLKVLGGKHDYPNDIDVYLESLAFFKRQLTR
- a CDS encoding NADH-quinone oxidoreductase subunit J family protein, whose amino-acid sequence is MTEFITFFKSLTPTGYLFLILTGITLFCAIGVVTARNPIYSVLALIATFFCLSGHYILLNAQFLAAVNIIVYAGAIMVLFLFTIMFLNLRKDDEESKTNLTKIASVVVGGLLMVMLITIFRAKSAQVPVVNSASFNAKTGLVENLGNLLYSDYILPFELASVLFLVAMVGAVMLGKREAGDRHF
- a CDS encoding NuoI/complex I 23 kDa subunit family protein, whose product is MQLTNRSKQVSNKEMTLAEKMYLPAVVSGLAITIRHFFRKKPTIQYPEVKKYLGPIYRGHHILKRDEQGRERCTACGLCAVACPAEAISMVAAERKKGEENLYREEKYAAVYEINMLRCIFCGLCEEACPKQAVYLRHDQMVPVFLERDEVIYGKERLVEKMDDRYIRVANSEVKATPTEPSLTRAAT